A stretch of DNA from Nitrospirota bacterium:
AGATTGAGGAAGTGCTGGAGCTTCCCGCGATCGGGCAATATTGCCCGGAACATACAGGCGGTGAACGGCGCAATACTGTGACGATCGATCGGGCCCTATCCGTCCTGTCCTGGCGTGCCACGACCACATTGGATGAGGGATTACGCGAGATCCTGCGCTCCCAGACGCATGCCATTCATCATGAGGTGGCGGCATGAGGCAGTTTATTGAAGGCAAGACGATCCTTGTGACCGGCGGCACCGGCTCCATCGGGTCCGAGATCGTTCGACAACTGCTCACCTACGATCCCAAGATGGTCCGGGTGCTGTCCCGTAGCGAGCACATGCAATATCAGTTGATTCAGGAACTGGGGCGTTTGCCGAACCTCGTCTGCTTCATCGGAGATGTGCGGGACCCCGAACGATTGAACCGCGCGTCGGTTGAAGCCGACGTCATCTTTCACGTCGCCGCGATGAAACATGTGCCCCTCTGTGAGTTCAACGCCTTCGAAGCCATCGAGTCGAACGTCATCGGCGCGCAGAACGTCATCAACGCCGCCATTACGAACAAAGTGAAACAGGTCATTGCGATCAGCACGGACAAGGCCGTGAATCCGATGAACGTGATGGGCGCGACCAAATTACTGGCGGAAAAACTGTTCACGAGCGCGCACCACTATGCCGGGGTCAGCGGGACCAAGTTCGCCTGTGTCCGGTTCGGCAACGTGTTGGGCTCCCGGGGCTCCGTCGTGCCGGCCTGGATCGATCAGATCGTCAAGGGTCAGCCGATGACGATTACCGATCCGGATATGACCCGATTCTTCTTGTCGATTCCGCAAGCCGTGAGTCTGGTTTTCAAGGCGATGAACCGCATGGTCGGAGGGGAGATCTTCATCTTGAAGATGCCGGTGTTGCGCATGGGGGACCTGGCGGAGGCGGTCATTCAGCATTTTTCGCCGGATCAGGGCATCGATCCCACGGCCGTCGAACGAAAGATTGTGGGGATTAGGCCTGGCGAAAAGATGTACGAACTACTCATGACGGAAGACGAATCGTCTATCGCCTTGGAAGTCGACGAGATGTTCATCATCCCGCCGCACATCGAAATCCCCCATCGAGGCCTGATGCGCCGCACCTATGAAGGTGCCCAACCGGCACCGACGGCAGGATACGACTCCCGGCGCGATTTGCCGCTGGGGCGTCGGTCGATTCTTCTAATGTTGCAAGAAGTGTTTCCCGAAAGAGTTCGGCGTCCTAGTCCCTATCGTGCGGCGCTGACAGCCTAGCTTGTCTGATCAAGGTAGATAGGCTGAAGGTTTGTAGTCTTCAGCCTTCAGCCTGAACACCGGAGTCGTTTCCATAGCCTTATCGAAAGGACCCCCTCATGAGCTTCTTTGAACAAAACCTTGCCATCCTCCTGATGCGCAATCCAGAAGTGGCCGCCATGATGACCGAGCAGGTTGATTGCAGTCACATCGAGGTCGTTCCCTCGAAGCAACCGGGAGTGTTAACGGCCTGGGTCACGTCGCCATCAGGAGAACGCGTGTTGCTCCACAATATGGAAGACCCGATCAACAGCGCGAGACGCTCGGCCGAGAAACAAGAGATGAAAGGAGAGAATGCCTCTATTTTGTTGGGATTCGGCCTGGGATATCTCGCGATTGAACTGGCAAAGAAGTTGGAGAAGAAACATCCCGTGGTGATCTGTGAGGCTGACCCGGCTATTCTGAAGACAGCGCTCACTCATGTGGATCTCACCGAAGTCTTGCGTTCCGACTTCGTACGGATCCTCACCGGTCACGAAATCGGACTGGAAAGATGGATCCAGCTGCTCGCCGTGAAGTTTATGACCGCAAAGGTGGACGTCATTTGCTACGGACCGTCGATGCGACTCCAGCCAGAGGCCTATGAACGTCTCAAGGACATCGCGCAGAAAGAGTCCCGTGCCATCATCCTGAATCGCAATACAACCATAAAGGCCGGTCAACGGCTCATGGAAAACTTTTTAATGAATTTTCCAGAGGTCATTCGATCGGCCGGAGTCAAACGTTTGGAAAACCTGTTTCAGGGTCGTCCGGCTATTTTGGTCTCGGCGGGGCCTTCGCTGGAGAAAAACATCCATCTCCTTCGTGAACTGGATGGGCGGGCCGTCATCATTGCCGTCGATACGGCTCTGCGCCTGCTGTTGCCTCTTGGGATCAAGCCGGATATCGTGACCACCATCGACTTCAACCAGATCAATTTCGAGAAGTTCAAAGACGTTCCGATCGATCCTGAAATTTCCCTGGTCTATCACTGCGGGGGATATTACGAAAGCATCAGGGCGTTCCATGGCCCTCGTTTTACGCAATCTCATGTTCCGAACCGCATCCCAGACTGGCTCTTGCAATATGTTGACGACAAGGGCGACATCGCGTCCGGGACGACGGTCGCCCATCTCTCCTTCCACCTCGCTCGGCTGATGGGTTGCGATCCCATCACACTCATTGGACAGGATTTGGCGTTTCCCAAGAATCAGATCCATGCGGCCGATCTGTCGTTGTGGAAAGTCAGTACCGAGGACTGGGACACCGTTGAGGACATCTTCGGGGAGCCGGTGGGTACGATGGGCTCATTTAAACATGCGATTCATCATTTCGAAAAGGCGTTCAAGGACACACAAGCCTTAATCATCGACGCGACGGAAGCCGGGGCAAAGAAAGCCGGCGCGCGAGTGATGCGGCTTCGGGATGTCATAGACGAGTATTGCGCGGTGCCGAAGATCGACATCAAGGGGATGCTGCGCCATCAGAGCGAACAGGAAGACCCGGTCAGGATGGACGCGCTACTGGGAGAGATGGATGGCGTGAGCGGGGAACTCGGCTCGATACAGAAGGAGTGCAAGGAGATCCTCGGTGTGGTGCGCAAGCTTCGGAAGCGAATCGACAAGGGACAGATGAACGATGAGGAATTCGGCAAGTTGTCGATGGCCGCCGAAACGCTCACGCAGGAAATGGATCGTCACGGCCGTGTGTTATACCTCTTGGGTGAACAGAACTATGCCTTGGAACTCTACATGGTGCAGCATGCCATTGCGGAAATCGATGAAATCGAAGATGTCGATGAAAAGATCACGCAACAGATTACGCGGGCTGAAGTGTACTATCCCAGCGTGACCAGAGCCGCAGGCCTTCTGAAGGCACCGTTGGATCGACTGATCCATAAGCTGAAGCGGGCTCGTGAGCTGGAACTCAAGCCGCTGGGGGCCGACGCGACAGCGGAGGATTGGTATCAGTATGGTCTCGCATACGGAAAAATCGAATATGGGCATGAGGCGCTCCAGGCCGTGCAGAAGGCGTTGGCGCGTAAACCCGATCATGTGCCGGCGTTAAAGTTTGCCGCCTCGTTGTTTCTGGCCGCCAATCGGACCAGTGAAGCCCTGGACGTATTGGTGCGGTTGAGAAGCCTCACGCGATCCGATCGGAAGCTTGAAGAATTGGTGCAAGAGGCACAGGCAAAGCACCAGGCCTGGGAGACCCGCACGGCTCGGTTGAAAGAAGAGTTCGCAGGAAAGGTTCCGACAGAATCCCTCGAAGAAGCCGGGTGGTTTTATTACAGGACGAAGGATTACGCCAAGGCGGTTTCCATCTTGGCTCGAGCGGCTCTGCAGCATCCCACTGCGGAAACCTATGCGAAGCTCGGCCATGCCAAACTGAAGCTGGAGCAGCGGGACGGCGCGGTTGAAGCCTGGGAGCAGGCGCTGGCGCTCGATCCCTCACGAGCCGATCTGTACAAGGCGATGGGGGACTTGGCGTTGGAACAAGGGTCTGAGGAACAAGCCGAAGCATTCCTCCAAGAGGCCTGTCGATTGGAAAAGGACGATCTCGACGCCTTTGAGAAGCTGGCGCGTCTCTATCTCAAGCGTGGAGCCAACATGGAAGCGGGACTTTGTTATGAGAACATGCTCCGCTTGGTGCCCAATCGGACAGATTTAATGTTGCAGATTGCGGCCCTCTATCAGCGCCAAGTTTCGTTGGCGACGACACAATGAAGATGGGCAAGAGGCTTGAAGCGAAAGGTGAGGGGGATAGCCAGAAGGCTCTCGCCCTTCGCCCCATGTTTCTCGCCATCACTGATAGATTCGTCGTGTACAAAGGCCTTCAAGATGAGGCCTTGTTTCCGGGCCTCACTCGTGCCGCCAACGGGGACTTGCTTGTCAGCTTCTGCACCCAATTCGATTGTCAGCCTGGCGGAGAGGCGTTTTTGCTTCGCTCCACGGACGAAGGCCGGACGTGGGACAGGCCAATTTCAATCGTGCGGTCCCAGAGACCGGACGGCTGTATCAACCTCTCAGTCGGTCTGACCACGCTCAGGAATGGCACGGTACTTTATCCCTGCTGCGACACCAAGATTACGCGCAAGTGGGATCAACATGAAGCCGATCTATTGATATTGCGTTCGCATGACCATGGGTCCACATGGTCCGATCCAATTCCGATCCATACAGATGTGATCGAGCCCTTTGCCTATGGGAAAATTATCGAGCTGAGAAATGGGGCTCTTCTCTGCCCGATTTGGGGGAAACGGCAATCCGATGAACCTTGGCGGACTGGCCTGGTTCGTTCGCGAGACGGCGGCCAGACATGGGGTGAACATGTCACTATCGGGTATGACCCTTATACGAGGATACCATCCCCTCAGGATGAGGTGGTGCATTGTGCCGGATTTAACGAAGCAACGTTGATGGAGTTGCCTGATGGGCCTATCCTGGCCGTTCTGCGCCAGCAGGGAGTGGGACCGGATGTACGACAACTATTCCAGTGTCTGTCCTCAGATGGTGGCCATAGCTGGTCTGCGCCTCAGCCGATGTCTCTATGGGGAACCTCTCCCTCGCTCCATCTGACGGAATCCGGCCTGCTACTACTCGGGTACCGAAACTATATGGGAAACCCTCAAGGGCTTGCGGCACCTGGCGTCGGTATGAGCCTGAGCGAAGATTTCGGCGCGACATGGACTGAACATCGATTGCTCGACGATCCCCAAGGTTATTCATATCAACATGAATTCGAAGCCGGTTATCCGGCGTTTCTCGACCTCGACCGCCATCGGACCCTGGTGGTGTTCTATAGTTTCGATCCCGCTCTTGATTCTCCACGGTATTTGGCCGCCAATCTCCTCAACCTTCCAGGCTGCTGAAAACGTCCGCCAGCATCGTTCTCGGCTCATCGAAATCCTCAACGTACCCCTGAGGGTACGCCTCCGGTTTCGCTTCGCCTGCGGCCTTGCTGGACGAACGTTTTGAGCAGCCTGCCGTGAAGCGTGAAATGCGAGAAAAGCGGGTCTGGCGAGAGCAGCGCAATTCGAAGTTTAGGATTCGTTGTTCCGATAACCTCGAACTTCGAACCTCAATTTCGAACTCTCGCCCGTCGCGCTCTTCCCGCCCGTTCCGCGCGGGCTAATAATCTGCACCAACCGCCACCAACCGGCACTGTCTTGCACTAGGACCGTCCGCCTCTAAAGTTCGTCCGGACACTGTCCGATACACAGTCCATGCAAACTCATGAACACAGGGAAAGGAGGCAAGTCGCGAAAAGGTCCCGGTGCAATGAGATGACACACATCAGGCCGACGACATGGATGTTGCGGCGTTTTAATGTTCCAGTTCTGTATCGGTCACGGAGGAATTTCCAATGGCGTTAACAGTCAATACCAACATCCCCAGTTTGACCGCGCAACGTAATTTGGGCCACAGCAACGACTTGTTGGCCAAGTCGTTGGAGCGTCTGTCATCCGGTCTTCGAGTCAACCGTTCAGCGGACGACGCAGCCGGATTGTCGATTGCGACCAAGCTGAGCTTTCAGTCCCGAGGCCTGCGTGTGGCTGTGCGGAATGCCGGCGATGCCGGATCCCTGGTCAACACGGCGGAAGGCGCATTCAATGTCGCGACCAACATCATCGGCCGGTTGCGTGAGTTGGCCGTGCAAGCAGCCAGCGATACCAATACGGCGTCCGATCGTTCAACCTTGCACGGTGAGTCTGCCTTGCTGGTTGCGGAATTAAATCGGTTGGCCGGTACGACAGAGTTCAACGGTGCATCCTTGCTGGACGGTTCGTTTTCATCCGGCAAGATTCAGGTCGGCGCCAACGCCGACCAAACGATCTCCTTCTCGTTGGGTGACGTGCGCGCAGCCCAGCTCGGAAAGTTTGCGGCTTTTTCCGTGAACATTGAAAATGGGATCGGGTCAGCCGGTGCGAGTGAACAGAGTGGTTACGGCGCCATCACAGCGGGCGAATTTAATATCAACGGTCAGTTGGTTGGAGCGACCACGGCCACGGACGATCAAGTCTCAGTGCTGGAGCTGTTTTACAACCAGACCGGCGGTACCCTCCAGTTAGGCGATGGTACGGTCGGAGCATCCGGAGCAACCGCGTCGGCCAGCGTGGCGGCAGGCGGAGGAACCTCGGCGACCAGCAACAACATCGCCGTCCAGCTGGCGACGGGCGTCGGAAGCCTCTACATCAACGGGACGGCGATCACCAGCCTAGCCAACGTGAGCGGCACGTCCATCCACTCAGGAAGCAGCGCGGCGTATACGACGAACAGCCAGTTCGTATCGGCATTCGTGGCCAAGATCAATGCAGCCGGGATCACGAATGTCACGGCACGGCAGAACACCGACGGGTCCACGTACGCATTGGTCGCCACCAAAGGGACCGATCTCAAGTTGTCGTACCTCAATGCCACGTCAGCCGGGTCGCAGTTGAGCAGTGTCGGTTTAGCGAGCCAGGCGGTGGGGTCAGGCACTGCCGCGAGCGAGGTCAGCAATTATAACGGCCAATCCGGCGCGATTGCCAAGGCGGCGGCCATCAATAATGTGAGGGGGAAGACCGGAGTGGCTGGGGTAGCCATTACGAACTCGTTTTCCCAAACCACAACCGTTGGTGCCGGCACACTTGCGGCTAATGAGCTCTTCGTCAACGGTTTCGCAATCGATGCGACGGCTAATGTTGCAGCCGGCGATAGCACGGGCGTCTTGCGGGCGGCGATTAACGCCAAGACGGCCTCTACAGGGGTGACCGCGGCCGTGAATAGCTCGGGGGGATTAGTCCTGTCAGCCGCAGACGGGAGAAATATCTCGGTATTCTCGGGGAGCGCCAATGCAACCACCATTACCGGTGCGAGCCAGGGCGTCAATCAGTATCGTGGCGCCGTCAGGTTGACGTCGCAGGCTGATGTCAGTTTCTCCGGGAGAACCACGGACTTCGGCGCAGCCACTACGGGTGTGCCCTACACGACGAACCTCACCAATTCGTTGGCTGTGTTGGACATCACGACACAAGACGGCGCCAATACGGCGATTCTGTCTCTCGACGCGGCCCTTGCGCAGATCAGCAAGGTGCGGTCCGACGTTGGAGCCTTGACGAGCCGGTTGGAGCTGACGACACAGGCCCTGACGGTGTCCGCTGAGAATCAGGAAGCAGCGGCGGCCCGGATCAAGGACGCGGACTTCGCCTACGAAACGGCGCAATTCACGCGAAACCAGATCCTGGTGCAGGCCGGTACGGCGATTCTGTCGCAGGCGAACAGCACCTCGCAGATTGCGCTACAGCTTCTGAAGTAGCACGCCACAGAGGGAGGAGGCGCGGGCTCACTGGCCCGCGCCTCCGTTCTGCTGCACTATGAGGTATCACCATGGTTGAAAAAATCGATGGAAATGTCCCTGGCGCGATTCAGCCTCGTCCGGTCGAGCGCGCCAATGTCCCGGAGGCGAAGACCCCGCCGGTCACGAAGCAGGCGCCGGTGGTCGCGTCGCCATCGTACGATTTCCAGTTCCGCGTGAATACCGAAACGCAGGAAATCACGGCCTTCGTCGTCGATCCGCAAACCAGAGCGGTGATTCGAGAAATTCCAGCCAAAGAGATGCGTGCCGCGTCCGATGTGATCAGAAGCCTGATCGGGCCGAGGATTGATCGGGTCGTGTAATCAGGATGCTGAAAACGTCCGTCCGCTTCGTTCCCTGCCTTCGCCGAAGCGGCTTCGTGCTGGCAGGTAGGCTCATCGAAATCCACAACGTGCCCCAGAACACAACGTCGAGCGATGAACGCTGAGTGCTGAACGTAAAAGCCAGGACTTCGTAGGTCCATCGTTCATCGTTTGCTTCGCGGCCTTGCTGACGAACGTTGTGAGCATCCTGCTGGGTAGGCAATTGTTGCCTCAGATGTGTCGGCCATCGACGTTCCAAAACCTCGATCTTCGGAACTCAAACCTTCGCCTGTCTCGCGTGGTTGCTAATCCCTTAAGTTTCTTCGCTCCCTACCGATAAAGATAGGGAGAGGGGAGCAGACATATGGGTATTACCTCATCCGGCCTATCTTCCGGAATCAATTACGAGCAACTCATCCAGCAAGTGCAAGACTCCCAGCGGCGTCCCGTTGAACTCTTGAAGACCAGGCAGGCTGGCTACCAGAAAGAAATCACTGCGGTGGCGAGCGTCAGCACGAAGCTCTCCACTCTGTTGGCCGTGGCCAGTTCCGTCAACAATCCGGCAAATTTCAATGTGAATACCGTGGCGGTCGGGAAGACGACGGCGGGTGTCTCCCTCTTGACGGCGACCGCCAACAGCACGGCAACGAAGGGGACCTATGCCGTAGCGGTCAAGCAATTAGCCCAGGCAGGCAAGCTGGCAGCCAATGGATTCGTCGACCAGAACGCGTCGTCCGTGGCGAGCGCCGACGGGACCTTCAGGTTCAAGGTCGGTACGGCTGGAACAGAATATAGCGTGGCTGTATCCGCCAGTACGACGCTACAGTCTCTGCGCGATGCGATCAATGCAAAGGGCGGCAGTGTCACGGCCTCTATCATCAACGACGGAACAGGCTCCAATCCCTATCGGCTCATTCTCGCCACCAATGAGAATGGCGCCTCGAACAGCATCACCATCACGAATAACGATACGACGTTGGATTTCACGAACAAGAAGGTTGAGGCCGCGTATGCCTTTACTGGAAATAGTTTTGCCGGCACGATTACCTCGAATGCCGGCAATAATTATACGGGCTCGACGAACAAGACCTTTCTCATTCAGGCTGTCGCCGGCGGGGCGCCTGGCGTCGCTACGTACAAGTATTCCATCGATGGGGGTCTGACCTACTTGGGGTACGGGGGCGCGGCCTATAGCGCGACAGCCGGCACCGACACCTCCGGAGGCGGGATTACGGCGGCTACGGTTGCCGCGGCGATCGACGGTTCCGGCACCACGAACGAAGGTGTCCAGATCGACTTCGGGGCGACGGGCACGCTAGTCGCCGGCGACAGGTTTTCTGTGGATGTGTTCGCGCCGACACTTCAAGCAGGGCAAGATGCCGTGGTGGTTGTGGACGGCACCACATACACGAAATCGAGCAACCTCGTCACGGATATCATTCAAGGCGTGACGTTGAATCTGCTGCAAGCGGATGCCACGAACGGTGTGATCCTCTCGGTCTCGTCCAACGCATCCGGCGCCACGGAGAAGATTAAGAATTTTGTGACGGCCTATAACGAATTCAATACGTTTCTCAATGAGCAGCTCAATTTCAATGCCAATAGCACTCAGCCCAGTGCCTTGCTCGGAGATCCGACCCTGCGTGCGATTCAAAAGAAATTGAAGGATATCATCAGTGGCCAGATTCCAGGCCTCACCACGGGGAAGGCCAATCTGTCTCAGATCGGCATTACGTCGAATAG
This window harbors:
- a CDS encoding polysaccharide biosynthesis protein gives rise to the protein MRQFIEGKTILVTGGTGSIGSEIVRQLLTYDPKMVRVLSRSEHMQYQLIQELGRLPNLVCFIGDVRDPERLNRASVEADVIFHVAAMKHVPLCEFNAFEAIESNVIGAQNVINAAITNKVKQVIAISTDKAVNPMNVMGATKLLAEKLFTSAHHYAGVSGTKFACVRFGNVLGSRGSVVPAWIDQIVKGQPMTITDPDMTRFFLSIPQAVSLVFKAMNRMVGGEIFILKMPVLRMGDLAEAVIQHFSPDQGIDPTAVERKIVGIRPGEKMYELLMTEDESSIALEVDEMFIIPPHIEIPHRGLMRRTYEGAQPAPTAGYDSRRDLPLGRRSILLMLQEVFPERVRRPSPYRAALTA
- a CDS encoding DUF115 domain-containing protein, whose protein sequence is MSFFEQNLAILLMRNPEVAAMMTEQVDCSHIEVVPSKQPGVLTAWVTSPSGERVLLHNMEDPINSARRSAEKQEMKGENASILLGFGLGYLAIELAKKLEKKHPVVICEADPAILKTALTHVDLTEVLRSDFVRILTGHEIGLERWIQLLAVKFMTAKVDVICYGPSMRLQPEAYERLKDIAQKESRAIILNRNTTIKAGQRLMENFLMNFPEVIRSAGVKRLENLFQGRPAILVSAGPSLEKNIHLLRELDGRAVIIAVDTALRLLLPLGIKPDIVTTIDFNQINFEKFKDVPIDPEISLVYHCGGYYESIRAFHGPRFTQSHVPNRIPDWLLQYVDDKGDIASGTTVAHLSFHLARLMGCDPITLIGQDLAFPKNQIHAADLSLWKVSTEDWDTVEDIFGEPVGTMGSFKHAIHHFEKAFKDTQALIIDATEAGAKKAGARVMRLRDVIDEYCAVPKIDIKGMLRHQSEQEDPVRMDALLGEMDGVSGELGSIQKECKEILGVVRKLRKRIDKGQMNDEEFGKLSMAAETLTQEMDRHGRVLYLLGEQNYALELYMVQHAIAEIDEIEDVDEKITQQITRAEVYYPSVTRAAGLLKAPLDRLIHKLKRARELELKPLGADATAEDWYQYGLAYGKIEYGHEALQAVQKALARKPDHVPALKFAASLFLAANRTSEALDVLVRLRSLTRSDRKLEELVQEAQAKHQAWETRTARLKEEFAGKVPTESLEEAGWFYYRTKDYAKAVSILARAALQHPTAETYAKLGHAKLKLEQRDGAVEAWEQALALDPSRADLYKAMGDLALEQGSEEQAEAFLQEACRLEKDDLDAFEKLARLYLKRGANMEAGLCYENMLRLVPNRTDLMLQIAALYQRQVSLATTQ
- a CDS encoding sialidase family protein, with amino-acid sequence MGKRLEAKGEGDSQKALALRPMFLAITDRFVVYKGLQDEALFPGLTRAANGDLLVSFCTQFDCQPGGEAFLLRSTDEGRTWDRPISIVRSQRPDGCINLSVGLTTLRNGTVLYPCCDTKITRKWDQHEADLLILRSHDHGSTWSDPIPIHTDVIEPFAYGKIIELRNGALLCPIWGKRQSDEPWRTGLVRSRDGGQTWGEHVTIGYDPYTRIPSPQDEVVHCAGFNEATLMELPDGPILAVLRQQGVGPDVRQLFQCLSSDGGHSWSAPQPMSLWGTSPSLHLTESGLLLLGYRNYMGNPQGLAAPGVGMSLSEDFGATWTEHRLLDDPQGYSYQHEFEAGYPAFLDLDRHRTLVVFYSFDPALDSPRYLAANLLNLPGC
- a CDS encoding flagellin, producing the protein MALTVNTNIPSLTAQRNLGHSNDLLAKSLERLSSGLRVNRSADDAAGLSIATKLSFQSRGLRVAVRNAGDAGSLVNTAEGAFNVATNIIGRLRELAVQAASDTNTASDRSTLHGESALLVAELNRLAGTTEFNGASLLDGSFSSGKIQVGANADQTISFSLGDVRAAQLGKFAAFSVNIENGIGSAGASEQSGYGAITAGEFNINGQLVGATTATDDQVSVLELFYNQTGGTLQLGDGTVGASGATASASVAAGGGTSATSNNIAVQLATGVGSLYINGTAITSLANVSGTSIHSGSSAAYTTNSQFVSAFVAKINAAGITNVTARQNTDGSTYALVATKGTDLKLSYLNATSAGSQLSSVGLASQAVGSGTAASEVSNYNGQSGAIAKAAAINNVRGKTGVAGVAITNSFSQTTTVGAGTLAANELFVNGFAIDATANVAAGDSTGVLRAAINAKTASTGVTAAVNSSGGLVLSAADGRNISVFSGSANATTITGASQGVNQYRGAVRLTSQADVSFSGRTTDFGAATTGVPYTTNLTNSLAVLDITTQDGANTAILSLDAALAQISKVRSDVGALTSRLELTTQALTVSAENQEAAAARIKDADFAYETAQFTRNQILVQAGTAILSQANSTSQIALQLLK
- a CDS encoding flagellar protein FlaG translates to MVEKIDGNVPGAIQPRPVERANVPEAKTPPVTKQAPVVASPSYDFQFRVNTETQEITAFVVDPQTRAVIREIPAKEMRAASDVIRSLIGPRIDRVV
- the fliD gene encoding flagellar filament capping protein FliD; the protein is MGITSSGLSSGINYEQLIQQVQDSQRRPVELLKTRQAGYQKEITAVASVSTKLSTLLAVASSVNNPANFNVNTVAVGKTTAGVSLLTATANSTATKGTYAVAVKQLAQAGKLAANGFVDQNASSVASADGTFRFKVGTAGTEYSVAVSASTTLQSLRDAINAKGGSVTASIINDGTGSNPYRLILATNENGASNSITITNNDTTLDFTNKKVEAAYAFTGNSFAGTITSNAGNNYTGSTNKTFLIQAVAGGAPGVATYKYSIDGGLTYLGYGGAAYSATAGTDTSGGGITAATVAAAIDGSGTTNEGVQIDFGATGTLVAGDRFSVDVFAPTLQAGQDAVVVVDGTTYTKSSNLVTDIIQGVTLNLLQADATNGVILSVSSNASGATEKIKNFVTAYNEFNTFLNEQLNFNANSTQPSALLGDPTLRAIQKKLKDIISGQIPGLTTGKANLSQIGITSNSKTGVLSVDEGALSTAISSDPEGVRRLFLGMGTPSNSAVTFVGLSATTSAGRYGLNITTAPQKAILGGSTDVTVQDLSSTGLTSAEALSFSYSGDYSAAIPTTTSFTVSLSAGQRINDIVNTLNSAFATNHVGLSASNDGGRLKITSKDYGSDVRFTVVSDQAGVTQTGIGSVGRTAQGADIAGTINDHSATGRGNVLKSNSRFGEDGLSISTESTSTGLFGTIAVTRGVGDQLVSSLASYTDPTVGILTSKSKGLQGTVDRLKKDIEKFNARIDQEGERFRDQLVRLESLLSKFKATSNYLTNQLDNLPKIGG